One Polaribacter sp. KT25b DNA segment encodes these proteins:
- a CDS encoding DUF5677 domain-containing protein, protein MNENPSNNSTLDFYEKLLLGPLMQLYSARKETELSDWMSFSNLLIDKFAIHSSSFFHLSKGIIEHRKSGEKKRINGYDLFTVNTTFRALLETYVTFHNLFVEPKSEQETELRFLIWKLDGLYQKRKYDIDKSDFEKAEEILKKDNELINNTQKQIEQSEFFKKLNSEQSIKIYNPNFKSANWKFLIKNDLIKPKKILELVKHVCKQKGFVNLYKYTSIHSHSNFPALAEFKDTRGKIISDKHTEPTTEYATIMTCLLMSDICIIDKNAKSKFETFPKAIKEYINGITKVIKESE, encoded by the coding sequence ATGAACGAAAATCCTTCAAATAATTCTACTCTTGATTTTTATGAAAAATTACTTTTAGGTCCTTTAATGCAATTATATTCTGCAAGAAAAGAGACTGAACTTTCTGATTGGATGAGCTTTTCAAATCTACTTATTGACAAATTCGCAATACATTCATCTTCATTCTTCCATTTATCAAAAGGAATTATTGAACATAGAAAATCAGGCGAAAAAAAGAGAATAAATGGTTATGATTTATTTACTGTAAACACAACTTTTAGAGCATTATTAGAAACTTATGTGACATTTCATAATCTTTTTGTTGAACCAAAATCTGAGCAAGAAACAGAATTACGTTTTTTGATTTGGAAACTTGATGGACTTTATCAAAAAAGGAAATATGATATTGATAAATCTGATTTTGAAAAAGCGGAGGAAATACTTAAAAAAGACAATGAATTAATAAATAACACTCAAAAACAAATAGAACAATCTGAATTCTTTAAGAAATTAAACTCTGAACAATCTATAAAAATTTATAATCCTAATTTTAAAAGTGCAAATTGGAAGTTTTTAATTAAAAATGACCTTATAAAACCAAAAAAAATACTTGAATTAGTAAAACACGTTTGTAAACAAAAAGGTTTTGTTAACTTATATAAATATACGTCAATTCATTCTCACTCGAATTTTCCTGCTTTAGCAGAATTTAAAGATACTCGTGGGAAAATTATATCTGACAAACATACAGAACCAACAACTGAATATGCTACAATTATGACTTGCCTTTTAATGTCTGATATTTGTATCATTGATAAAAACGCAAAGTCAAAATTTGAAACTTTTCCGAAAGCAATTAAAGAATATATAAATGGAATTACAAAAGTAATTAAGGAGTCTGAATAA